A section of the Veillonella criceti genome encodes:
- a CDS encoding sulfate ABC transporter substrate-binding protein, with protein MKRRGWYLLLSVGIVGAMLWGTEYAFSSHEEEAVTTLTNVSYDPTREFYEAYNADFAAYYKARTGKDVVIHQSHGGSGNQARAVVEGFDADIVTLALAQDVNLLQKVHLLDPNWESDLPNYSAPYTSTVVFLVRKGNPLQIHDWNDLIKPGIRLIAPDPKSSGGACWIFLAAYAYGAGTSDDDTQATKFVKQLYENVAVMDAGARAATTTFVENKQGDVLLAWENEAKQILAHYPGEYEIVMPSVSIVAEPSVAVVAEIAKKRGTYEIAYEYLSHLYEPNSQRLIAKYGFRPTDSTIMAEVANEYPMPQRMVTIRDFGGWSAAYERFFIDGALFDTIRDE; from the coding sequence ATGAAACGAAGAGGCTGGTATTTACTTCTCTCCGTTGGCATAGTGGGGGCTATGTTATGGGGCACGGAATATGCATTTTCATCGCACGAAGAAGAAGCGGTGACAACGTTAACCAATGTGTCTTATGATCCTACGCGGGAGTTTTATGAGGCCTATAATGCTGATTTTGCGGCATATTATAAAGCCCGTACTGGCAAAGATGTAGTAATCCATCAATCTCATGGTGGCTCTGGTAATCAAGCTAGAGCTGTAGTGGAAGGGTTTGATGCCGATATTGTAACCTTGGCGTTAGCACAAGATGTTAATTTACTGCAGAAGGTTCATTTATTAGATCCTAATTGGGAATCTGATTTACCAAATTATTCGGCACCTTATACATCGACCGTTGTATTTTTGGTGCGTAAGGGGAATCCATTACAGATTCATGATTGGAATGATTTAATTAAACCGGGCATTCGGCTAATTGCACCAGATCCAAAGAGTAGTGGCGGCGCTTGTTGGATTTTCTTAGCGGCCTATGCTTATGGAGCGGGGACATCGGATGATGACACACAGGCAACGAAATTTGTGAAACAGCTATATGAAAATGTAGCCGTTATGGATGCTGGTGCGCGTGCGGCTACAACGACTTTTGTAGAAAATAAGCAGGGTGATGTATTGTTGGCTTGGGAAAATGAAGCCAAACAAATTTTAGCTCATTATCCTGGTGAATATGAAATTGTTATGCCCTCTGTATCAATCGTGGCTGAACCTAGTGTGGCTGTAGTAGCAGAGATAGCTAAAAAAAGAGGCACTTATGAAATAGCTTATGAGTATTTGAGCCATTTATATGAACCTAACAGTCAACGATTAATTGCTAAATATGGGTTTAGACCAACGGATTCGACTATTATGGCTGAAGTGGCTAATGAGTATCCTATGCCACAACGGATGGTTACCATTCGCGATTTTGGTGGTTGGTCTGCTGCGTATGAGCGTTTCTTTATTGATGGTGCCCTATTTGATACCATTCGGGATGAATAG
- a CDS encoding MazG-like protein: protein MNKENITLHEAIKRNLAIRESYHKLEDSLNGTRWTIEEDALGFLTDAALIGRLAMAYEKTWPTANPKEDLNTLLPHKLGECVWWLASLADRMGIDFEKAIIEFIEEKEKDLP from the coding sequence ATGAATAAGGAAAATATAACATTACACGAAGCTATTAAACGAAACTTAGCAATCCGTGAATCTTATCACAAATTAGAAGATTCACTCAACGGGACACGTTGGACAATTGAAGAAGACGCCTTAGGATTCTTAACTGACGCAGCATTAATAGGACGTCTTGCTATGGCTTATGAAAAAACTTGGCCAACTGCAAATCCTAAAGAAGATTTAAACACACTCTTACCTCATAAATTGGGCGAATGTGTTTGGTGGCTAGCTTCTTTAGCTGATCGTATGGGAATAGACTTTGAAAAAGCAATTATTGAATTTATAGAAGAAAAAGAAAAAGATTTGCCATAA
- a CDS encoding GNAT family N-acetyltransferase, with product MIRVELITPDTKWEPIYQFLVEQMHVHYGRPLDSELNQQFLNLSDQYSPANRSQAYVAYNEADEVLGTGCLTPLADHDHRPYHCKNLQAWGYVSRIYVAENLHGQGVGRKIYEAIEVSAQLFGYTHLCLNTHKFLNKGCSFWGRQGYVEYEDMQDEWQTIWLSKELSPFVEAVL from the coding sequence ATGATACGCGTAGAACTGATTACACCGGATACCAAGTGGGAACCGATTTATCAATTCTTAGTAGAGCAAATGCATGTGCATTATGGCAGGCCATTAGATTCAGAGTTAAATCAACAATTTTTAAATTTATCGGATCAATATAGTCCGGCGAATCGAAGTCAAGCCTATGTGGCGTATAATGAAGCTGATGAAGTTCTTGGTACAGGCTGTTTAACACCATTAGCTGACCATGACCATAGACCGTATCATTGTAAAAACTTACAAGCTTGGGGTTATGTATCACGTATTTATGTAGCTGAAAATTTACATGGGCAAGGTGTGGGGCGTAAGATTTACGAAGCCATAGAAGTATCAGCGCAACTCTTTGGTTATACCCACTTATGTTTAAATACCCATAAGTTTTTAAATAAAGGTTGTTCCTTTTGGGGACGACAAGGTTATGTGGAATATGAAGATATGCAAGATGAGTGGCAGACAATTTGGCTTAGTAAAGAATTATCACCCTTTGTAGAAGCCGTTTTATAA
- a CDS encoding ABC transporter ATP-binding protein → MTKDSLASKGEVGTPILEVKSLCKTFPLPNGGLLEACKGVSWSLWRGESLGIVGESGCGKSTLMKMVMRMLEPTSGEIYLDGVRMEKRTGKEAREQRRKIQMVFQDSSQAFDPRMTVADIICEPLYNFGLLKRGEATNIAIRYLEMVGLDGSFANRYPHEMSGGQRQRVAIARALVLEPDIILFDEATSALDVSVQDSIAKLLVKLQKEKNLTYIFVAHDIAFIRSMCHRVLVMYYGEVVEEVAAKQLTKAKHPYTQKLLRAVFEVTRERQRIVI, encoded by the coding sequence ATGACAAAGGACTCATTAGCTTCTAAAGGAGAGGTTGGTACTCCCATTTTAGAAGTGAAATCACTTTGTAAAACGTTTCCCTTGCCTAATGGTGGTTTGTTAGAAGCCTGTAAAGGAGTCTCATGGTCTTTGTGGCGTGGGGAATCGCTAGGGATTGTTGGTGAATCTGGTTGTGGTAAGAGTACGTTGATGAAGATGGTTATGCGCATGCTGGAGCCTACTAGTGGTGAAATCTATCTAGATGGTGTTCGTATGGAAAAACGGACTGGTAAAGAGGCTCGTGAACAGCGACGTAAGATACAAATGGTCTTTCAAGATTCTTCACAAGCCTTTGATCCTCGTATGACGGTAGCTGATATTATTTGTGAGCCTTTATATAATTTCGGTTTACTGAAACGTGGTGAAGCAACTAATATAGCTATTCGCTATTTAGAAATGGTAGGGTTAGATGGTTCGTTTGCTAACCGATATCCTCATGAAATGAGTGGTGGGCAGCGGCAACGTGTAGCAATTGCTAGAGCTTTGGTGTTAGAACCAGATATTATTCTGTTTGATGAAGCTACGTCAGCTCTAGATGTATCAGTACAGGATTCCATTGCTAAATTATTGGTAAAACTACAGAAAGAAAAGAATTTAACATATATCTTTGTAGCTCATGATATTGCTTTTATTCGTAGTATGTGCCATCGTGTGTTAGTCATGTATTATGGTGAAGTAGTTGAAGAGGTAGCGGCTAAACAATTGACAAAGGCAAAGCATCCGTATACACAAAAGTTGCTAAGAGCTGTTTTTGAAGTAACTCGTGAACGTCAAAGGATTGTCATATAA
- a CDS encoding ABC transporter ATP-binding protein has translation MTREAALVEVNNVSIAYGEAAPSVTDVNFSLGEGEILVIVGESGSGKTTVIRSLIGCLSVGGHVVEGQICYRGQDVSTWSDADWRKYRGTDISMIFQDSGSAMDPIQTIGKQFIAHIRRHSQMTKSDAEVKALALLDMVSLPAGKELLHRYPFELSGGQRQRLGIAMAMAFTPHLLLADEPTSALDVTTQAQIVEELMRLCKQNKTGIIMVTHNIGVAAYMADKIMVMQQGKVVDYGTRDDVLFKAHSTYTAQLLDAVPTLGGTRYVDTVE, from the coding sequence ATGACACGGGAGGCAGCACTGGTTGAAGTTAATAATGTAAGTATAGCCTATGGTGAAGCGGCGCCTTCGGTGACAGACGTTAACTTTTCTTTAGGGGAAGGCGAAATCCTTGTGATTGTAGGTGAATCAGGGAGCGGTAAAACAACGGTTATTCGGTCTCTTATTGGCTGTTTATCGGTTGGCGGTCATGTAGTGGAAGGACAGATTTGCTATCGCGGTCAAGATGTCAGTACTTGGTCAGACGCTGATTGGCGTAAGTATCGTGGTACCGACATTTCTATGATTTTCCAAGATAGTGGTAGTGCCATGGATCCGATTCAAACCATAGGTAAGCAGTTTATTGCTCATATTCGTCGTCATAGCCAAATGACTAAGTCAGATGCTGAAGTGAAAGCTTTGGCCTTATTGGATATGGTTTCATTACCAGCTGGCAAAGAATTACTCCATCGCTATCCATTTGAATTGAGTGGTGGTCAACGGCAACGCTTGGGCATTGCGATGGCCATGGCGTTTACGCCCCATTTATTGTTAGCTGATGAGCCGACTTCAGCGCTAGATGTAACGACACAGGCACAGATTGTTGAAGAATTGATGCGACTTTGTAAGCAAAATAAAACGGGAATCATCATGGTTACTCATAATATAGGTGTGGCTGCGTATATGGCAGATAAAATTATGGTTATGCAACAGGGCAAAGTTGTTGACTATGGAACGCGTGATGATGTGTTATTTAAAGCGCATTCGACTTATACCGCTCAATTATTGGACGCGGTACCAACATTGGGAGGGACGCGGTATGTTGACACAGTTGAATAA
- a CDS encoding ABC transporter substrate-binding protein — MKKFWRKALLGSVGVVLCASLLAGCGSESADNKDVLKVGVTNFADTLEPTDNFYAWVVMRYGIGETLTKFDKAMKPTPWLASKWSLSDDQLTWTFTIDDKAKFSNGKKLTAAEVKESIERVFAKSKRAATFFEYDAIEANGQELTIKTKKPMPNMLGLLADPLFLVVDVQSEKEGRNFSKEGPIATGPYQVVSYSKDKSVLAANENYWNGTVPFKTVEVPSIEDPNTRAMALQSGEVDMAVNIGPGEIGLFKGNDKFQVDEIASLRVVLARINQKGLLGDPKVRAAFISATDRKNYADVLLKGTFIPGKAPIPPSMDYGFDQLTDPNAYNPERSKHLLAEAGWKDTDGDGILDKDGKPLSVDFVVYNSRAELPIYAEAVQADLRKVGVDVKIKTVDYTLIDKMGIDGDYDLLISNIVTANTGDPETFLKWYWKTNVNGDNPQNGSGYSNPEVDAKLEALSTEFDPAVRKQLIIDIQQLLLNDGAALYLGYPMTNIIANKALKGMVMFPSDYYWITNDIAK; from the coding sequence ATGAAAAAGTTTTGGCGTAAAGCTCTATTGGGTAGTGTGGGTGTTGTATTATGTGCTTCTTTATTAGCTGGTTGTGGCAGTGAATCAGCAGATAATAAGGATGTATTAAAAGTTGGGGTGACTAACTTTGCTGATACACTTGAGCCAACGGATAATTTCTATGCTTGGGTTGTTATGCGTTATGGCATTGGTGAAACGTTGACGAAGTTTGACAAAGCAATGAAACCAACCCCTTGGTTAGCTTCAAAATGGTCGTTAAGTGATGACCAGTTGACATGGACATTCACAATTGATGATAAAGCTAAATTTTCGAATGGTAAAAAATTAACGGCTGCAGAAGTAAAAGAATCTATTGAACGAGTGTTTGCTAAGAGTAAACGGGCGGCTACGTTTTTTGAATATGATGCCATTGAAGCTAATGGGCAAGAATTAACCATTAAAACAAAGAAACCGATGCCTAATATGCTAGGTCTTTTAGCTGATCCATTATTTTTGGTAGTTGATGTACAATCTGAAAAAGAGGGGCGCAATTTTTCTAAAGAAGGACCTATTGCTACAGGCCCATACCAAGTGGTGTCCTATAGTAAAGATAAATCAGTGTTAGCAGCGAATGAAAATTATTGGAATGGCACAGTCCCATTTAAAACAGTTGAAGTACCTTCCATTGAAGATCCAAATACAAGGGCTATGGCCTTGCAATCTGGGGAAGTGGATATGGCTGTGAATATTGGGCCTGGTGAAATTGGCTTATTCAAGGGGAATGATAAATTCCAAGTTGATGAAATTGCCTCCCTGCGAGTTGTATTAGCGCGGATTAATCAAAAAGGGTTACTCGGAGATCCTAAAGTAAGAGCGGCTTTTATTAGTGCGACTGATCGTAAAAACTATGCCGATGTGCTATTGAAAGGTACCTTTATCCCAGGGAAGGCACCAATTCCACCATCTATGGATTATGGGTTTGACCAATTAACAGATCCTAATGCTTATAATCCAGAACGGTCTAAACACTTATTGGCTGAAGCAGGTTGGAAAGATACGGATGGTGATGGCATTTTAGATAAAGACGGTAAACCATTATCCGTTGATTTTGTAGTATATAATAGTCGTGCTGAATTACCGATTTATGCAGAGGCAGTACAGGCTGACCTTCGTAAAGTCGGGGTGGATGTAAAAATCAAAACAGTTGATTATACGTTAATTGATAAAATGGGGATTGATGGCGATTATGATTTGCTCATTTCTAACATTGTAACAGCCAATACAGGGGATCCTGAAACATTCTTAAAATGGTACTGGAAAACGAATGTAAATGGTGATAATCCTCAAAATGGGTCTGGTTATAGCAATCCAGAAGTAGATGCGAAGTTAGAGGCTTTATCTACTGAGTTTGATCCAGCCGTACGCAAGCAGTTGATTATTGATATTCAACAGTTGTTGTTAAATGATGGGGCGGCGTTATATCTTGGTTATCCTATGACTAATATTATTGCTAATAAAGCGCTTAAAGGGATGGTGATGTTCCCATCTGATTATTATTGGATTACCAATGATATTGCTAAATAA
- the nikC gene encoding nickel transporter permease produces MKEFIRTHTAFSLYSALVLLIVIIAIFSPWLTPHDAFASDLGNALKAPSETHWFGTDKLGRDVLSRIIYGTGLSLFMAFTIVCLVAIIGTIVGSIAGYFGGVVEMVLMRICDIMISFPGIVLAIAIAGIMGGSVGNTILALTIVGWAKYARLVRSLVIKVRQEDYIAAAIMSGGTSSVILRRHILPNSMPLVVVTASMDLGIMMLEVAGLSFLGFGAQPPTPEWGLMLNEGRQYLQLAPWLMMFPGAAILLVVAIFNVWSDSLRDILDPRQK; encoded by the coding sequence ATGAAAGAATTTATTAGAACACATACGGCATTTTCATTGTATTCAGCACTTGTATTGTTAATTGTTATTATTGCTATTTTTTCACCTTGGTTAACACCTCATGATGCCTTTGCTTCAGATTTGGGGAATGCTTTAAAGGCCCCCAGTGAAACGCATTGGTTTGGTACTGATAAATTGGGGCGTGATGTATTATCACGGATTATTTATGGCACGGGATTATCTCTATTTATGGCGTTTACAATCGTGTGTTTAGTCGCCATTATTGGTACGATTGTAGGTTCTATAGCAGGTTATTTCGGTGGTGTAGTTGAAATGGTGCTCATGCGCATTTGTGACATCATGATATCTTTTCCTGGTATTGTACTTGCCATTGCTATTGCTGGGATTATGGGTGGTAGTGTGGGCAATACCATTTTAGCGCTTACGATTGTAGGTTGGGCCAAATATGCTCGGTTGGTGCGAAGTTTAGTTATTAAAGTACGGCAAGAAGATTATATTGCGGCCGCTATTATGAGTGGCGGAACATCATCAGTTATATTGCGTCGCCATATTTTGCCGAATAGTATGCCATTAGTCGTCGTGACCGCCAGTATGGATTTAGGGATTATGATGCTAGAAGTGGCTGGTTTATCCTTTTTGGGGTTTGGGGCGCAGCCACCAACACCAGAGTGGGGCCTTATGCTTAATGAAGGACGTCAATATTTACAATTAGCGCCTTGGCTTATGATGTTTCCAGGGGCTGCTATTTTACTCGTTGTAGCTATATTTAATGTATGGAGTGATAGCTTGCGTGATATATTAGATCCTCGCCAAAAATAG
- the nikB gene encoding nickel ABC transporter permease, with amino-acid sequence MVKKTLQHLGQVLVTLIGVTFLTFSLSFLAPGDPVLMLLETADTIVSQELIDQTRQDLGLDKPFLVQYGNWVMHAMQGDLGMSYSAKKPVVDKMMEALPGTLMLAGVTIVMILVMAVPLGIVAALHQNKWPDYLIRGIAFVGISLPAFWLGLMLLYIFGYKLGIAPIATATVSLKNAILPAFTLAFALISKFMRQVRLVILEEINKDYVVGARARGMGHMEIMFRHILPNAFLPLLTIFGMSMGWLLGGVAVVEMVFSWPGLGKMAVQAITFRDYPLIEGFVLWASIAYMLINGIIDYSYTLLDPRLKRGHK; translated from the coding sequence ATGGTTAAGAAAACACTGCAACATTTAGGGCAAGTGTTAGTGACATTAATAGGGGTTACCTTTTTAACCTTTAGTTTAAGCTTTTTGGCGCCTGGTGACCCAGTGCTTATGTTATTAGAAACGGCAGATACGATTGTTTCACAAGAGTTGATTGATCAAACAAGACAGGATTTGGGATTAGATAAGCCTTTTTTAGTGCAGTATGGTAATTGGGTCATGCATGCTATGCAAGGTGACTTAGGGATGTCATACTCAGCTAAGAAGCCTGTAGTGGATAAGATGATGGAAGCCTTGCCAGGCACCCTTATGTTAGCAGGTGTAACAATTGTTATGATTTTAGTTATGGCGGTGCCGTTAGGGATTGTGGCAGCGCTTCATCAAAATAAATGGCCTGATTATTTAATTCGTGGCATTGCGTTTGTAGGAATTTCGTTACCAGCTTTTTGGTTAGGTCTTATGTTATTGTATATTTTTGGCTATAAATTGGGGATTGCCCCTATTGCAACGGCTACGGTATCTTTGAAAAATGCTATTTTACCAGCGTTTACATTAGCGTTTGCTTTAATATCTAAGTTTATGCGTCAAGTGCGACTTGTTATTTTAGAGGAAATTAATAAAGACTATGTAGTCGGTGCACGGGCTCGTGGTATGGGACATATGGAAATTATGTTCCGACATATTTTACCTAATGCGTTTTTACCCTTATTGACCATCTTTGGCATGTCGATGGGTTGGCTGTTAGGTGGTGTAGCTGTGGTAGAAATGGTCTTTTCTTGGCCCGGTCTTGGAAAGATGGCGGTACAAGCTATTACTTTCCGTGATTATCCTCTAATTGAAGGATTTGTACTGTGGGCGTCCATAGCGTATATGTTGATTAATGGCATCATTGATTATTCCTATACATTATTGGATCCGCGTTTGAAACGGGGGCACAAATAA
- the rpsR gene encoding 30S ribosomal protein S18 has product MRRDRGRKPRRKVCNFCVDHVDQIDYKDIAKLRRFTTERGKILPRRISGTCAKHQRKLTLAIKRARAIALLPFTAE; this is encoded by the coding sequence ATGAGAAGAGATAGAGGCAGAAAGCCAAGAAGAAAAGTATGTAACTTCTGCGTTGATCATGTAGATCAAATCGACTATAAAGATATTGCTAAACTTCGTCGTTTTACGACTGAACGCGGTAAAATTCTTCCTCGTCGTATTTCTGGCACTTGCGCTAAACATCAGCGCAAATTGACTCTTGCAATTAAACGCGCTCGCGCTATTGCATTGTTGCCATTCACTGCAGAATAA
- a CDS encoding single-stranded DNA-binding protein: MNSVQILGNLARDPEVRFTKTGRAVATFTVAATNTYFDSTTNEQKEQTAFINCVAWGKLGEAAGNLRKGSRCFVEGRLNTRSYETQDGQKRYVTEVVANFVGQSLDAQNADSFGGGSSNFDSFGGGNEENIPF, from the coding sequence ATGAACTCAGTACAGATCTTAGGTAATTTAGCTCGTGACCCTGAAGTGCGCTTTACTAAAACTGGTAGAGCCGTAGCAACATTTACAGTGGCTGCGACAAACACGTATTTTGACTCTACAACCAATGAACAGAAGGAACAAACAGCCTTCATTAATTGTGTGGCGTGGGGTAAGTTAGGGGAAGCAGCTGGTAACCTTCGCAAAGGGAGCCGTTGTTTCGTTGAAGGTCGTTTAAATACCCGTTCTTATGAAACTCAGGATGGGCAAAAACGCTATGTTACTGAAGTAGTGGCTAACTTTGTTGGTCAGTCGTTAGATGCTCAAAACGCTGATAGCTTTGGCGGTGGTTCATCTAATTTCGACAGCTTTGGTGGCGGTAACGAAGAAAACATTCCGTTCTAG
- the rpsF gene encoding 30S ribosomal protein S6, whose translation MNKYEVMVIVKPAEEETTNAVIEKVEALIARVGGTVEKVDRWGKRRLAYAVKKFTDGFYVLVNFEADPAEIKEIDRVLKINDDVLKHLIVKHGK comes from the coding sequence ATGAACAAATACGAAGTCATGGTGATTGTGAAACCAGCCGAAGAAGAGACAACCAACGCGGTTATTGAAAAAGTAGAAGCTTTGATTGCTCGTGTAGGCGGCACAGTAGAAAAGGTAGATCGTTGGGGCAAGCGTCGTCTTGCTTATGCAGTGAAAAAATTCACTGACGGTTTCTACGTATTGGTTAACTTTGAAGCAGATCCTGCTGAAATCAAAGAAATCGATCGTGTATTGAAAATCAACGATGATGTCCTTAAACACCTAATTGTTAAACACGGCAAGTAA
- a CDS encoding diaminopimelate dehydrogenase produces MNLIKVGIVGYGNLGRGVEAAVKLQPDMELVGIFSRRSGLKTVSGVPSYAMSELENFKGKIDVMVLCGGSATDLIEQTPMVAKHFTVIDSFDTHARIPEHFDNVNKAAKESGHAALISCGWDPGMFSLQRVFAESILPQGKSYTFWGRGVSQGHSDAIRRLEGVVDARQYTVPREEYLEQIRNGETPEVTAQSGHLRECYVVAAEGADKAKIENDIKTMENYFVGYETIVHFISQEELDKNHKGIPHGGFVLRSGESTEGTRHVVEYSLKLDSNPEFTGSVLTAYARGIYRLAKHGGTGAYTVFDIPPAWISTHSAEELRAHSL; encoded by the coding sequence ATGAATTTAATTAAAGTAGGCATCGTTGGCTATGGCAATCTTGGTCGTGGCGTAGAAGCGGCCGTTAAATTGCAACCAGATATGGAATTAGTTGGTATATTCTCTCGCCGTAGTGGTTTAAAAACGGTAAGTGGTGTACCAAGTTATGCTATGAGCGAACTTGAAAATTTCAAAGGCAAAATTGATGTTATGGTTCTTTGCGGTGGTTCTGCCACTGACTTAATTGAACAAACACCAATGGTCGCTAAACATTTCACTGTTATTGACAGCTTCGATACTCACGCACGCATTCCTGAACATTTTGACAATGTAAATAAAGCAGCTAAAGAAAGCGGTCACGCAGCTCTTATTTCCTGTGGTTGGGATCCAGGCATGTTCTCTTTGCAACGTGTATTTGCAGAAAGCATTCTACCACAAGGTAAATCTTATACTTTCTGGGGCCGTGGTGTAAGCCAAGGTCACTCTGATGCCATTCGTCGCTTAGAAGGTGTTGTCGATGCTCGCCAATACACCGTTCCACGCGAAGAATATTTAGAGCAAATCCGTAATGGTGAAACTCCAGAAGTTACAGCTCAATCTGGCCATCTTCGCGAATGCTATGTAGTCGCTGCTGAAGGTGCTGATAAAGCTAAAATCGAAAATGATATTAAAACAATGGAAAACTACTTTGTTGGCTATGAAACCATTGTTCATTTCATCTCTCAAGAAGAACTCGATAAAAACCACAAAGGAATTCCACATGGTGGCTTTGTACTTCGTAGTGGTGAAAGCACAGAAGGAACGCGCCATGTAGTCGAATATTCCTTAAAACTTGACAGCAATCCTGAATTCACCGGCTCTGTATTGACTGCCTATGCACGCGGTATTTATCGCTTGGCAAAACACGGTGGCACCGGTGCTTACACTGTGTTCGATATTCCACCGGCTTGGATTTCCACTCACAGTGCCGAAGAATTGCGTGCTCATTCTTTATAA